The following proteins are encoded in a genomic region of Oncorhynchus masou masou isolate Uvic2021 chromosome 32, UVic_Omas_1.1, whole genome shotgun sequence:
- the LOC135526339 gene encoding START domain-containing protein 10-like, which produces MSRVLSGIIPDEAVFADFRRQASSTDNWYSKYDKNGMEVWVEVAPVTSPQGNKNVPKVHKIKCRMTIKDVSAATMYDVLHDGQYRRKWDPTMLESFDIARLSPNADMGYYSWLCPKPLKNRDVVTLRSWQVTDDEYVIINCSVKHPKYPPKKDLVRAISLLTGYLVKSIGPNSCSFTYLSQADPKGSLPKWVVNKASQVLAPRVLKCVHKAGQSYPDWKKQNSPDQKPWLYPEQSILPIMDPSELTIQRADSLENVDESTQLDIQEGDKTEDSS; this is translated from the exons ATGTCTCGAGTTCTCTCGGGAATTATACCAGACGAGGCAGTCTTTGCAGACTTCAGAAGACAAGCCTCGTCAACGGACAACTGGTACAGCAAATATGACAAGAACGGGATGGAGGTCTGGGTCGAGGTGGCCCCTGTAACATCCCCTCAAGGAAACAAAAACGTCCCAAAAGTTCACAAGATAAAA TGCAGAATGACCATAAAAGATGTGTCGGCCGCCACAATGTACGACGTCCTTCATGATGGTCAGTATCGCAGGAAGTGGGACCCCACCATGTTGGAGAGCTTTGACATTGCCCGTCTCTCACCTAATGCCGATATGGGTTACTACTCAT GGCTGTGTCCGAAGCCACTGAAGAACAGAGATGTGGTGACGCTGCGTTCGTGGCAGGTGACGGACGACGAGTATGTGATCATTAACTGCTCAGTCAAACACCCA AAATATCCTCCCAAAAAGGACCTTGTGAGAGCCATCTCCCTCCTGACTGGCTACCTAGTGAAATCCATAGGACCCAATAGCTGCTCCTTTACCTACCTCTCACAGGCTGACCCCAAAG GTTCTCTTCCAAAGTGGGTGGTGAACAAAGCGTCTCAGGTTCTTGCTCCCAGG gTGCTGAAGTGTGTTCACAAGGCCGGCCAGAGCTACCCCGACTGGAAGAAGCAGAACTCTCCGGATCAGAAGCCCTGGTTGTACCCAGAGCAGAGCATCCTGCCCATAATGGACCCATCTGAGCTGACCATCCAGCGGGCGGACTCTCTGGAGAACGTTGACGAGAGCACACAGCTTGACATTCAAGAGGGCGACAAGACAGAGGATAGCAGCTGA